From Garra rufa chromosome 19, GarRuf1.0, whole genome shotgun sequence, the proteins below share one genomic window:
- the rab24 gene encoding ras-related protein Rab-24 has translation MTAMRVDAKVVMLGKESVGKTSLVERYVHRRFLVGPYQNTIGAAFVAKALNVGDKVVTLGIWDTAGSERYEAMSRIYYRGARAAIVCYDLTDSSSFERARFWVKELQNCEEHCKIYLCGTKSDLIDADRSVRQVDYHDVQDFADEIGAQHLETSSKSGKNVDEVFQKVAEDFSSCALEFMQEEKGVDLGQKKDSYFDNCCHN, from the exons ATGACTGCCATGCGAGTGGATGCTAAGGTGGTCATGCTTGGCAAAGAGAGTGTGGGTAAAACCAGTCTGGTGGAGAGATACGTACATCGCCGGTTTCTTGTGGGACCATACCAAAAT ACTATAGGGGCTGCATTTGTTGCAAAAGCCCTCAATGTTGGTGACAAAGTGGTTACTTTGGGAATATGG GACACTGCTGGGTCTGAGCGCTATGAAGCTATGAGCAGAATCTATTACAGAGGAGCCCGTGCTGCCATTGTCTGCTATG acttGACTGACAGCAGCAGTTTTGAAAGGGCCAGGTTCTGGGTGAAGGAGTTACAGAACTGTGAAGAG cACTGTAAGATATATTTGTGTGGCACCAAGAGTGACCTCATTGATGCCGATCGAAGTGTGCGGCAAGTAGACTACCATGATGTTCAAGACTTTGCAGATG AAATAGGTGCACAACATTTGGAGACCTCCAGCAAATCAGGAAAAAATGTTG atgAGGTGTTTCAGAAAGTGGCTGAAGATTTCAGTAGCTGTGCTTTAGAGTTCATGCAAG AGGAGAAGGGGGTGGATCTTGGGCAAAAGAAGGACTCTTATTTTGACAACTGCTGCCATAACTGA